One Manihot esculenta cultivar AM560-2 chromosome 6, M.esculenta_v8, whole genome shotgun sequence DNA segment encodes these proteins:
- the LOC110616837 gene encoding glucuronoxylan 4-O-methyltransferase 1: MPPEVPYYRSFAAPPVKFSDPSSPEAYTILPIGRKYIRGKKTMKIPGRRVIPLLVFILSTISILRLLRLANNSSSAPPLPAFPPTLQHTCNSASPECTNIPSHVPGSQTTKFTTPANSTTLMKKEFKLLSDLIRSKAPCNLLIFGLEPQYLKLSSINSEGITVLLEDNPDRISATRAKSNNTRIYQVDYHLPAKKAFKLLKHARKSPACAPSSGRLQNSTCKLALTNLPQEVYKQKWDVVVVDGPSGHSPEAPGRMSTIYTASIIARAGNTTDVVVHDVDRTIEKWFSWEFLCDENLISSKGKLWNFRVTGKSNSTRFCTD; encoded by the coding sequence ATGCCCCCAGAAGTACCTTATTACCGTTCTTTTGCAGCTCCACCAGTTAAGTTTTCAGATCCAAGCTCACCCGAAGCATATACCATCCTGCCAATTGGCCGCAAATATATCAGAGGAAAGAAAACTATGAAAATTCCTGGAAGAAGAGTCATACCTCTGCTTGTTTTCATTTTATCAACCATCTCCATCCTTAGACTTCTTAGACTAGCAAACAATTCATCTTCTGCTCCTCCACTACCAGCGTTTCCTCCAACTCTCCAGCACACATGTAATTCTGCATCTCCAGAATGCACCAACATTCCATCACATGTGCCTGGCAGTCAAACCACTAAATTTACAACCCCTGCCAATTCAACCACTCTCatgaaaaaagaatttaaacTTCTATCTGATCTCATTAGAAGTAAAGCCCCCTGCAACCTCCTTATTTTTGGGCTGGAGCCCCAGTATCTTAAACTGTCCTCAATCAACTCAGAGGGCATCACTGTCCTTCTAGAGGACAATCCTGACAGGATAAGTGCAACCAGAGCAAAATCCAACAATACTCGAATCTACCAGGTTGACTACCATCTACCTGCAAAGAAAGCTTTCAAACTGCTCAAGCATGCAAGGAAAAGTCCAGCTTGTGCACCCAGCTCAGGAAGGCTTCAAAATTCAACATGCAAACTTGCTTTAACAAATTTACCACAAGAAGTATATAAGCAGAAATGGGATGTAGTGGTGGTGGACGGACCAAGTGGACACTCACCAGAGGCCCCAGGCAGGATGTCTACAATTTACACAGCTAGTATAATAGCAAGAGCTGGAAACACAACAGATGTAGTAGTACATGATGTGGACCGGACAATTGAGAAGTGGTTTTCCTGGGAGTTCCTGTGTGATGAGAACTTGATTTCATCAAAGGGAAAGCTCTGGAATTTTAGGGTCACCGGTAAGTCAAATTCTACGAGGTTTTGCACAGACTGA
- the LOC110617061 gene encoding uncharacterized protein LOC110617061 has protein sequence MGTNTKEENVSRAGSKAVMEGQHKKSLFASIAKPPTDSGRPSSMVVKKAHTVIPAHIVAEAISTIRGLDLRWSGPITPSEMQYVEQYVLAKYPQYAGLVVGEKIDLSTLCINEEASETATDDKRKSPRSSFREASSPSNGGNLPDLDRTQLEPSRLLDILTKKSSFPGSFISIPEIQAQNKVLKHCGLPDDEYLVLFTPNYKDAMMLVGESYPFFRGNFYMSIIAEEMDYAREFATYKESKVILAPETWLDLRIKGSQLSQYFRRKCKHSPKGLFSYPADVNGTRYSMHWVSEAHRNSWHVLLDATALVMGKDSMNLALHRPDFVLCSPDNSQANPSNITCLLVRKKSFDTSTALS, from the exons ATGGGGACCAACACCAAAGAAGAGAATGTCTCACGTGCAGGATCAAAG GCCGTGATGGAAGGTCAACACAAAAAATCCCTTTTTGCATCTATAGCCAAGCCTCCGACAGATAGTGGCAGACCAAGCAGTATGGTTGTGAAG AAAGCACATACCGTGATTCCTGCGCATATTGTAGCAGAAGCCATATCAACAATCCGAGGTCTTGACCTCAGATGGTCAGGTCCGATAACTCCATCAGAAATGCAATATGTTGAACAGTATGTGTTGGCAAAGTATCCCCAATATGCTGGTCTTGTTGTTGGAGAAAAGATAGATCTCTCTACTCTTTGTATCAATGAAGAGGCTTCAGAAACTGCAACTGATGACAAGAGAAAATCGCCCAGGAGTAGTTTCAGAGAGGCCTCCTCACCATCAAACGGAGGCAATCTCCCAGATTTGGACAGAACCCAGTTGGAGCCATCAAGGCTTCTTGATATCCTCACCAAGAAATCCTCATTTCCAGGGAGCTTCATCTCAATACCTGAAATCCAAGCTCAAAACAAAGTTTTAAAGCACTGTGGATTACCTGATGATGAGTATCTTGTGCTCTTCACTCCAAACTACAAGGACGCAATGATGTTAGTAGGTGAGAGCTATCCCTTTTTCAGAGGAAACTTCTATATGTCCATCATTGCAGAAGAAATGGATTACGCAAGGGAATTTGCCACTTACAAGGAATCAAAAGTGATATTGGCACCAGAGACTTGGCTGGATTTGAGGATCAAAGGATCACAGCTCAGCCAGTATTTCAGGAGGAAATGCAAGCACAGCCCAAAGGGATTATTCTCTTATCCAGCTGATGTGAATGGGACTCGTTACTCAATGCATTGGGTGTCTGAAGCACATAGAAACTCATGGCATGTTCTGCTAGATGCAACTGCGTTGGTCATGGGGAAGGATAGTATGAATCTTGCACTCCACAGGCCTGATTTTGTGCTGTGCAGTCCTGACAATTCACAAGCTAATCCTTCAAACATCACTTGCCTCCTTGTTAGGAAAAAATCTTTTGATACTTCAACAGCTTTGTCTTAG